The Anastrepha ludens isolate Willacy chromosome 2, idAnaLude1.1, whole genome shotgun sequence DNA window ACTTTAAAACTTTTAGggattactgagcatagtctcaattattattcaaaaacgtaataataaataaataaaataataaaaatagtaataaaataataaataaaaaataataataaaactaaataataataaataaataaaaaataataataaaaataataaatataaaaaaaacttgtttacaaaattattttacaaaaatttaaatttgtttcaaacaaattttttttaagtgagtgTGAACCCATCATCTGCCGTTACTTCTAGGGCCCCAAATGCAGATACGAATGCCGATAACCCTCTGTGTTATAATTATTCACAAATTTAGCCTAATTATCTTTATCCGCTACGTGTGAGGAGTTCATATTTCCGATCCTGGCAAATGGGACACAATCACCAAGAATGTAACAAaccgaaaaaatattgaaagcagttccagaaaaaaaatttccaccgtaGATTAAGAAACGATATTGTTTGAATCCCTTACGTTAGTTAGTACCTCATGACATGCTAATTGAAAGGCAATTGCAGGTTTTCACTACTATCTCTTTCTTTTTGATACCGGCAGTCCGGCTACTTTCGGCAGGATGTCATGCATGCCTGCCAATGCAAAAGAGATTCTCCAGAAAGAAAGTACAGAGGCCTTGGCTGAAagagattaaaaattttatacgaAACAGCATtcgttataaaattttataagcaaTTTATTGAAAGCTTGGGCACGAGAGTCTCTGCAACATTTCAACAGTTATTTTGctaaatatactaaaaaaatacttgtttcaattttcttcaatcATTCTTCTTCAACCTGCTGGGCGTTTGACGCTAATCCGTTCAAATTTCCCATCAGAAGCAGCTATTTTAGCACACgagcatgttgttgttgttgttgtagcagtatcttcgtcctgtcagtgtagtgtaattaccggtcgtcttcgtctagctcatctaacggtaggcctagGAAACTAGCAgcttcgacgggttgggtccagagggagagaggtgttagatgagtgggtttgatggggcatgtgaagaggtggttagtgtcgtgcggggtccCTTCACATGCtgaacatatgtttagtatgtcggggtcgattctggataagtaggagtttaacctgctacagtatccagaacgtaattgtgccaagattacgtGAACTgggtagctggagctcttcgtctgcgataggtggtggttggactccgataacggcattcgggggtcgggagcttaagaaggtggtaagggcctcccgatgaatgtcgttaatagcctgtctgtacactgtctgatcctggagtggtctgcccgttttgtcctggatctcgtccacgtagttgaggaagtgtctcctgatgtgcctgggaggtggctcaggctcgagcaggtgtctgcatgggtgaggcctacggtgacacccaagcagaaactgcttgccgagcattttgttgtgctccttaacgGGGAGCATGTACGCGTCGTCATGTAGGTGTtggataggggacatcaggagacatcctgtcgcggtcctgatggcagtattctggcaggtctggagcttcgtccactgcgtatcactggttccaggcgaccagacaggcgcggcatagttcagaaccggtcggcctattgctttgaaagtcgacagcaacatttctttgtcttggccccaagtgctgccggcgagcgacttgaggaccttgttgcgattctgtactctcgttgcaatagcggttgtgtgcgctgagaaggagagcaagctgtcgaaggtgactcccaaaattctggggttaTTTATCGTTGGTATTGGGGTATCATTGACGTGcacctgaagtggcagcttgacctcctttgtccaggttgtAAAAAGGGATTTAGTGGgcgaaagttttaagtttctcgcagtgaagaagcgagaaaggcgggcgttTACCttagagcataggccatcaatgtcattgcccgacgccattatcgtgcagtcgtcggtgTATGataccagtgagactccctctggtggctgggggagtttttTTTTAGCACACGAGCATCGCTACCTTAGCTAGGCCGATTCCGGGGATCGTCGAATGAAAGATGTCAAATTTGGAGATTCGGTAACTAAGTGGACTAAGTGGCTAGAGCACTTGCAACTTCATTTCGTCTGTCAGTAATCTTCACCGAAAGGTCGCTGTATAAACCGACGAAGAACGATGAGAGAGTGACAATCACATTCGGTGATTGTGTTTCGTCGCACCCGAACGGATAAGCGAACCTTTTCAGCTGATAGCATTAGTCGGTTAATTGAGATTAATCGTTAAGccgcaaaatacaaattttgtttagaaattaGTTCAAACTATTTAGAAACCATTATCATTAATTGGAAACGATATTAATGTTAACAATTTTGAACATAGTCGTGATAGAGGTGACCCACTAAGCGTCAATAAATACATCAagtgatttattgaaaataaatagaagCGAGTATACAATTGTAGAACGTAGATCAATTCCTTAAaagataagaagaagaagatgtatGAACATGACTACTGTGAAGAGTTTCACTAAATGCTTGAAACTCACTCGAATAACACAAGTATTctgattctgttttttttttttttgtaccacaGAGCTTTGTTACATATCAAACCGATTAAGGCATTTATTATCCCAGATTTCTATATGAATAaggtattataaattttattttatttgtttactttttttattttactttaaatttttgctatCCACTAGCCTTTTTGTagaaacaaagcaaacaaaacacaaaacaatcAATTATAGATAATTAAGACGACGCAGTGGACGAATATCATCATCGAAGTTTTCTGCGCCATATTGTGGACAATGGCGAGTCCTAAGCACAATTACACAAACTCATTTAATacatcacaaatcacaatacatCATAATCGTCAACCCGTACGAAGCAGGACACTCTTGTGTTTGCTTTTTGCTGCCCCGAAGGCCCACTGTCAATCGATTCATCGGACTGAGCATAATTTAGAAACGCTGCTACAACCCAGAGTGCTGAATCCATTGGTTTCCAAATTCGTTCAACACTTGTTGCACCTAtttcatttagaaaaaaacttactCAGAAACAGATACACCAAGGATGTAATCCTCAGGAATTATTTGATATGCGTATTTGGAACTCATTATATGCTTAAATTTTAACACTTAAATACAGTTTATACGCTTTTAGAATTCACTCTGCTCACGAATCAACAACTGACTAATAGACTTTACTTGTTTGCTACGTGTTGGTTGGCAGTCTTTTAAAGTCAAAAACTGTAAGAGGAACAGTCGTGTAAGCAATTATAAGCATGGTAAGCGCGTACTTCAAATTTGTATGATATCAGTAAGCTATACTTAAACTACACTCTTCGAGCACTCGAATAATCAAGTATCTTGTATAATCAGAACAGAAAAACGTTAGATAACGCGTTGCTAAAATGCGAGATTGTTATGAAAAGGCGATAGATGAAGTTAGTAAACATATTAATTGCATACCTGCCAACTTTTGCTTTGTCCACCGGCCACTTCTCCAGTACTTTTAGAAACCTTTGATATTGAGCTGACATATCGTGCCCTTTAAGTGAATTTAACCAGAAAATTCCATAATACGCTGGATATTATAAATAACTAGTAGCTTCTAGCTTTTTTGGCTAAACACAATGCGGTTTCATAAGACCAGCTGCTTTgtaaacagctgcagtacagTTTGAGAGGCTTTGCTGGAAAtgatcaaaaaatgtatgtatatcgatATTTTATATAATGCTTACATGTACCACGGTTTACAAAATTCTAAAGGTGACATCTTTCAAAAACCGCTACGTTATTTTTCGCAATGTTGACAACCGGTTGACGTCATTGTTGATATTAAATTAACATAACGAAGacaattaattacatttttgtgaATATTCAATGCAAGGCTTGGTAACATTGTGATTTAAAGATTAATGACTTTTAAATGAAACCAACTTTTAAAAATGAAgtccgcgtgttaaattgtgaaagtatGAACtataaaaataccaaataacgaatttttttttatgccacTGATGCGGTGGCAGTACCTGTGTCATGGTACAATCAATAAAGCGCAAAACACCAGCCAGTAGACCGATGGTCTATGATCTGGATccctattaaaattttgtacgaaaatgcaacaacaacgaaGTGATCCTCATAGAAAACAGTTCCAATTTGTGATTCGTTCCGTTCCTTTTGTTTTTCGTCATTAGTTTGGCAGCAGAGTCTTTATAATTGGTAGCACTGGCAAGTGCATTTATGCATGAACATAACGCAACGTGTAGCTTTTATTTCAGAGTTAATTATATGTTGAATGAGGTtttctgcaaaaaatataaatgttacGCTATTACGGCAAATTGATAGCATTTAAATTGATTAGCTCTTGAAAGGCGCCAAGTTTTAGTTGAAATAttcatcatcataaattcctaTAGTTCCAGTACCGCCGTTAAAGGGTagttgaaatattatattattttcttgaaaatgCGTCATTTATTTTTCGAGGCCATTCTTCTTCTATTAATGCTCTCATAttttaaacaacaaattatgtGGAGATTACATtcacatataattattttaacgaTTCCAAggcacattcattaaaggtggtggcactagaccaataacaatattttgtaggTTTGCTTGTCATGgcaaagtattgaaaaagtagaaaacataaaattaattcgCCATGctttattctgtgctgacagccacagcgaaagaaacaaaaaacaaatcagctgatttaccaacaccacctttaatagattcgatTTGAACGACTCGGTCAAAGTCGGTACTTTCTTTTAAGAGCATAGGGAGGAAATTCTCTtcaaaagagaagaaaaaataaaaaagttgaatggAAAGTTGAagttgaaacttcttaggcatcGATGGACGagagagaatggagagtaaactTTCAagggagagagaaaaaagatatatcgcagaggaaaaggagagagagagagctataccttatatatatcttagatacactttaggctatttttcctgagtttttccttgtggttgcaaatttctagtgagaaagaACACTACCTACTTTTTGGAGCTTGTTTGTtgatgcaaacttgtaggaaatatacttttggtgcctactgtttggggcattttttggtcccaatttttttggcgtttttttttttttggttagtgcttgtgcgtactataaagcgctattcattccggcgtcggatttattggtattgccttgcggtaatttgtgccgttgctgcggtcctggaatcgccgcgtttgtgcgggtgataaacgctcggagtagtgcgcgttgttgccacggtttgtgtccggcgtttatctacaccggtcgacccttctccgttttttgtaaattttgtcaatttgtattctctgcaaatgttgtgaatttatttatatatattctttctctctctctcacacattttctctcgggtctctcactctttctttgtctgacttgaaagtttcacttctgttatgtgtactacgcaaggcgaatttattacaggtgacagcaaacacatataagtaaaaccctacatgtatttgttgttgcgtttggtgcaagcatcatgtcaaaatcagcaagcaaatgtaaacatacgaatgtaaacataccaatacatacaaacaaagcatatcattttgacgtaagccatacctacggcgaaaaattcagctgggtgaatgctgtcaccttattaaatccaccttggtacTACgccacacgcactttttttgatttatttttactcaCATTTTTTGTCGATTAATTATCAAAACGTTCaagcatatattatattttcgtgATGGATGATTGCTGGCTAAAAATTCTCCAGCACGAATTAACGTAATTTTGCTCTCTCCAAGAATTTTCCTAATAATGTGATACCCATTTCCAAAGGGGTAAAGGCACTTCTCAATCTATTCCCCTGCATTTGAGTTACTCTTAAATTTTGCTGCCTTTCTTTCCCTTTCATAATTACTATTAAAATATATCCAATATAACTCATTTCATTTGtaagaaaaggaaaatcactgcaaaataatgataaaaaataatgttttaagctaaaatttgtttcttttatgcTCTGGTGTTTCTAGATGTTGGTACTTTTCCGAGTTCATCAGTGATTATACGTAACTTTTCTACGACGGACTCAGTGATAAGATTgagtttttaagtaaattaataaaagttttttctttgtgattgttttacaagATTTTTACTTAGGTTTTAAGCTAAATAATGaaacttatatataatatttttatgtatacctTACTTAGCGTTTACACGCGAGTGTTTTTAAAAGGCAATATCAATGCATTcagacttttttattaatacattcATAACTCACCCATTATTTTCATCACAGTGTAGGCAGTAAATTTGGCAAATGATTTCACTTAAATTTCCAAATCGGTGAGAATTACAAACTCTAATTACAGATCACGCAATTCGGAAAACTCTATTATAATTGGGAAATTTGGTGTTATCAATTacacaggtctgcaaaaaaatgggttcggaatgttctataaaagtgtagtgtcatttccgaagtaattttttgcgtagaatccggatccggggtttaaattgctctatcacgtcaggactttgagatatcctaacctaaaagtgcaaaaaacgctgtttttgcccatttttgaggttatgtagctacgaagattttgctcttcataaaaaagtagacgtggtattttaaattataagtcttcctcTTTAAAATgtcgttgagtttgctcaaatatcttaatttttcactgagatatcgcattttgaagtttttttatttttttgtgcgaCTATGTAATCGATCGTATCACGTCTCATGTTATCTCAATGGattttcgaatatcgaaaaattcacaaacatggaaacttcaaaatgcgatatcacagtgaaaaataaagatatttaggcaaactcaacggcatttaaaagaggaagacttatactttaaaatactatgtttacttttttatgaagagcaaaatctgtgtagctacataacctcaaaaatgggcaaaaacagcgtttttgcacttttaggttaggatatctcaaaatgCTGACGTGATAGAGCTCACAAAATTCGTACAagacaataatattataattcgGCAGCAATCTGGTTTTAGAAAGGGTCATTTTTGTGAGACGGCCTTAATTTGGATAATTCACGAATGGAAAAAGAGGATTGATGTTGGAGACAAAGTACTTGCAATATTCCTTGATTTTAAAAGAGCTTTTGAGACAATTGATCGCGGTATCCTTATTCAGAAATTGGAAGGCTATGGAGTCAGAGGTGTTGAAAAGAAATGGTTTGAATCCTATCTTTGTGGAAGATcgcagcaaacaaaaattatggaaTTTACTTCTCAAGAGGAACATATAGATATTGGAGTGCCTCAAGGTTCAACGTTAGGAGTGGATCTCTTTTTGCTATATATCAATGAAATAAATACGGTGTTAAAGTGGTGTAATATTGCTTTGTTTGCTGATGACACCTTGCTATACATAGCTGATAAAAATCTAAGTGATATCCATAACAAAGTACAAGAGGACTTGAAAAATCTAGAAATATGGCTGTGCATGAATAAATTAAAGCTAAATACCGATAAAACTAAATTCATGATTCTCAACTGGAATGAAAATTTGCGATTACAAATTGGTTGTGAAAGCTTAGGTGAAGTTAGCACAATAAAATACTTAGGAGTCATAATCgacaaacaattaaatttctatGAACATGCTGGctatatatgcaataaaattagtaaaaagttgGGATTCTTGAGCAGAATTAGAAAAAGACTGAGTTTTGATAATGCAGTAATGATTTTTAACACAATCATATTGCCACATTTTGATTACTGTGCAACTATTCTTTATATGTGCAATATTGATATTAAAACAAGTTcaagttttgcaaaataaagcaaTGCGTGTAATAATCAAGTGCAATGTATACACATCAACGTCTTCTATGTTACAAATGTTAATGTCGTTGAATGTAAAGCAACGTTTGGCGTTAAGAGTCCTAGTTTTTGTGTTCAATCTAAAGCACAGTATGTTTCCTGAGTACCTCCAAGATGAGCTCGTCTATGTCAGAGATATTCAACCTTATAATTTGAGAAGAGCAAATGACTTCAGATTAGGAAGATTTAATAAGAGAAGCACTCAGAATTCAGTAATGTATAATGGCTTAAAGTTATTCAACACTTTACCTggtgtaataaaaaatgaaaataatttgcttCACTTTAGAAAACTTGTAgtggattttataaaattaaatataaattaaatgaatttggaattttatatcatgtaaaataataatgtaaaatgaattataaatgtaaaagtTATATATacctaataaagaaataataataataataataataataatttaagccccggattcggattctacgcaaaaaattacttcgaaaatgaccctacactttcctagaacaaaacgttgttgatctgtgttattataatttacgcTTCATCTGAACCCAAAAAAATCGAGGCTAGATCAAGTTATTTATACCAAAGCCCTCTGTTAAATAAGACTTAATTTTACATAAGTTAGGCCAATCTACCATACCAGCACCACATGTTTTTGGTTAGCCTAAACTAAACTTAGCTTAGAAACGAAAggtaaaatcaaaatatttgtaaatattgtttttgtactaCTGCTATCACCAATAGATTCGCCTGTCCAATGCCCCTTACTTagagtgaaaaatattttaaatagcttATATGATATTTTCCCGTTTTAAAAGATTGTAAAGCTTTTGTCGCATATCAAGTGACCTGCCTAAATTAGGATCTTCAAAATCTTTTTCAGGAACGATTGTATTCGCCTCGTTTACCTCATTGACATCGTAAAAATcgtcaaaagaaatacaaatgtTGTGCAATACACATGCACCGACCACGATGTTAGTTATTGTTTGCATATCTGTTTGTTCTGTAAACTTCTGTAGTCTCCGAAAACGTCCTTTTAGTAGTCCAAATGCTTTTTCAACTACCATTCGTGTTGAGGAATGCAATTGGTTAAACTTTCGTTggctttcatttaaattttcgtaatttttaaaaGGTGGTACTAGCCATTTCGTTGACGGGTAAGCGGAATTCCCAAGGATAAAATATGAATTGGAAAACATTTCTTTATAATGGTTCTCTGCATCTTGGAAGAGTTTAGAATTCTGTAAAATTCTGTAATGATTGAACGATCCTGGTTTACCACAAGTtacatcaatgaattttttattggcATCCACTACAGCCTGAATGCGTATACTACATACTCCTTTCCGATCTAAGTAAATTTCGTCATGTTCCTTTGGGCTTTTAATGGCAATGTGTGTGCAATCGATAACTCCAATCACGCGGGGAATGCGCCCTTTTTGTaggaatttttcaatattttctttcaaataaacgCCTTCTGGCCATTTGATATGATCTTGGCTGATGGATATTAAAAAGTCAGTAACTCGCTGCACGTTTAACCATGCCGCTGATAAGGCCACCCCAAAAAAACTTGCCAGCTGCCTAAATGTCACTGTGTTGATTACAtaccaaatatacatataaaccgaTTTTTTGAATGTAATACGCAGTCTGCCACCGCCAGATGTGCTAGGAACGAAGCTAGATTCCGAGTACCTCCCTAAAAATATGTCATTGTAAATGCATATCATTTCAATTTGTTGTTGGTTATTACTTATCAAATACTCCACTGTTTTACGTTCCACCCTCATATGTGATTTAAAATCGATATCGCTCATTAAATCGAGAGTAGTTTCATAATTGGAGCACTCCTTGTGTTCCTCGTTTTCACTATCCGAGTCTTCAGAGGAAGAGCTGGAATCTGCAAATATGGCTTTCAAAACTTTGTCTACTTCTTCCCTTTCTCTTTTGCGACGCAGTTCGCCCTGCTCACTCATGAACAGAGAAACAATCTACATATATCacacatattatattattaatttttttatatgaaatgtttcggtaaataaatgcatttaccATAGACTCCTCAGAAACGctcattttgtttagctttcCATTAATTCCTAAATTTAAGTCAAACAATCACAATATAGGCAGTGATGCCAACCAGTTGAGAGCTCTGCAATTTTGGTGGAATTCTAATTCTGGgaattatgtaaaattttgtgGGTATTCAATCAACAAACAACTATGCAatggaaattattaatattatgaataatatttcttattaaagtTATTACAATaatgtttatttatgtttttacggGTTGCGGACATCACGTACGAGAAGCAGAGGGAGGGATGGAAGGAGAATAAAAGAATCGACAAGATGATAGtttctatttttgtattaatagtTTCTATGTATGCtcttttcaaacaaataaaaaaataacaaagctcTAAGGATGCATAAATatcaaatgcaataaataattaaGAGAAGTGTCACATAGAATTTTCAAGCCGAAAACATGCTTATCATTCTTTATATACTCAGTGCACGGCAGTGAAGATGTTTGCATAGCATTTGGCGGCACTTGAAAATAAGCGTACAGGAATTCTACTAAAATAATACACAAGTCTTATTCGGAATAGGTTAGATTTCTTGTGGGGGTGAGCATTGGATTATCCATCTTTGTGGTAAAGAATGGGTAAAGAGTTCGCCAGTATTTGAGCTCCACTTTCTACTCTTTACACAATTTGcacgaatttaaaatttaaagactAAAATCTAAACATTATTCAcgcttttatttgagttttcatGGGTCTGTGCCACAGaagaaatatatgttttttatcaaaatattattaatttctacTTTATTTCGATAAAAACGTAAAACCCAAACCAACAATTAAAATGCGATACAAATGGTTTGCAAACGTCAAATATGCTAAAAGTGCCTCTCAGCGGTTctgtttaattatatttttatcaagCACAAGCTGTGCTTTCAGCATACATATATTGCTAGTGCAGtctaaatataacatttttcttttgttactcTATTGTTATGTTCGCCTTGGCTGTCAGGTGGGTTTTCAGTTTTCAGTGATGTGACAGCAGTGCGAAATTGCAATCTTTGATCGTCAAGAAGAGCGGGGTGCAGAAAATAATAAGAGAATTTTCGGCATTCCGAAATACAGacgatttgaattaaaaaatatttgaattggaAGAATTGTAATGTCGGGATTAATTTCGTTGACGGCACGGCGTCTTCCCCGCGATGTTCTTAAACTGGGAATGCAGGCTGCTTGTAGCCAAGAAGTAAGtctttttttttatccaaaatatTCCTGCCAAGTTGAAGAGATGCGACAATATAGCGGGTGTGGTAACTTATTGGGAGTACATTGCAGAGTGAAGGCAATGTATTTCAATTATGTAACGTATCGGAAAACGTTAATTAAAGTGAATGAAGTTCTTGGATGCTGTTGAAGAAGTGATTTCTGGCTCATGTGACATTACTG harbors:
- the LOC128867296 gene encoding putative nuclease HARBI1; this encodes MSVSEESMIVSLFMSEQGELRRKREREEVDKVLKAIFADSSSSSEDSDSENEEHKECSNYETTLDLMSDIDFKSHMRVERKTVEYLIRRYSESSFVPSTSGGGRLRITFKKSVYMYIWYVINTVTFRQLASFFGVALSAAWLNVQRVTDFLISISQDHIKWPEGVYLKENIEKFLQKGRIPRVIGVIDCTHIAIKSPKEHDEIYLDRKGVCSIRIQAVVDANKKFIDVTCGKPGSFNHYRILQNSKLFQDAENHYKEMFSNSYFILGNSAYPSTKWLVPPFKNYENLNESQRKFNQLHSSTRMVVEKAFGLLKGRFRRLQKFTEQTDMQTITNIVVGACVLHNICISFDDFYDVNEVNEANTIVPEKDFEDPNLGRSLDMRQKLYNLLKRENII